A window of the Xylanibacillus composti genome harbors these coding sequences:
- a CDS encoding site-specific integrase has translation MVAGHLQEKKGLFYIVLNYKNEEGKRKSKWIATGLPVKGNKKRAESMLMDARKNFELKTIEEEKEQGKQNNEENSDVDQTIFADYMMNWLDTVKHRVELITYISYVNSVEKRIVPYFREKGITLLELKPHHIQDFYSHALNEWGVSANTVIHYHANIRSALQQAYITDRISSNPADKIIRPKKESFVGSSYSASEVNQLLEIIKGTKIELAVILGAFYGLRRSEVVGLKWSAIDLFNKTITIRHTVTSGSLNGKLITIEKDRTKNKASLRTLPLVDAFYDLLLQLKQQQETNHQLFRDSYCKDYIGYIYVNAMGERIKPNYITQHFALVLKKNGMRHIRFHDLRHSCATLLLSNGVSMKEVQEWLGHSDYSTTANIYSHLEYSSKVSSANTMNEVIKI, from the coding sequence ATGGTTGCAGGCCACCTACAAGAAAAAAAAGGTCTTTTCTATATCGTCTTAAATTATAAAAATGAGGAGGGGAAGCGGAAAAGTAAATGGATTGCTACGGGCTTGCCCGTCAAAGGAAACAAGAAAAGAGCGGAGTCCATGCTAATGGATGCTCGCAAAAATTTTGAATTAAAAACAATTGAAGAAGAAAAAGAACAAGGAAAGCAAAACAATGAAGAAAATTCTGATGTTGATCAGACCATATTTGCAGATTATATGATGAATTGGTTAGACACGGTGAAGCATAGGGTCGAACTGATCACCTATATATCCTATGTTAACTCAGTGGAAAAGCGCATCGTTCCTTACTTCCGAGAAAAAGGCATTACACTCCTGGAATTGAAACCTCACCATATTCAGGATTTTTACAGCCATGCCTTAAATGAATGGGGTGTGAGCGCCAACACCGTCATTCATTATCATGCCAATATTCGTTCAGCACTTCAACAAGCATACATCACAGATCGAATTAGTTCTAATCCTGCCGACAAAATCATTCGTCCGAAGAAGGAATCCTTTGTGGGCAGTTCATACAGTGCCTCAGAAGTTAATCAACTTTTAGAAATTATCAAAGGCACCAAGATTGAGCTGGCTGTAATCTTGGGAGCATTTTATGGATTAAGGCGGAGTGAGGTGGTAGGTCTAAAATGGTCTGCCATTGATCTGTTCAATAAAACGATCACGATCAGACATACGGTCACTTCTGGTTCACTGAATGGAAAGTTGATCACGATTGAGAAGGATCGAACAAAGAACAAGGCAAGTCTCCGTACTCTGCCCCTTGTAGATGCTTTCTACGACCTTCTTTTGCAATTGAAGCAGCAACAGGAAACAAATCATCAACTCTTCAGGGATTCGTACTGCAAAGACTATATTGGTTACATTTATGTCAATGCTATGGGCGAGCGAATCAAGCCTAACTATATTACCCAACATTTTGCTCTCGTGCTGAAGAAGAACGGCATGCGCCATATCCGTTTTCACGATCTTCGCCATAGCTGCGCTACTCTGCTCTTGAGCAATGGTGTCAGCATGAAAGAAGTCCAAGAGTGGTTGGGACATAGTGATTATTCCACCACAGCTAATATTTATTCTCACTTAGAGTACAGTTCCAAAGTTTCTTCAGCCAATACAATGAATGAGGTCATAAAAATATAA